One segment of Drosophila mauritiana strain mau12 chromosome 3R, ASM438214v1, whole genome shotgun sequence DNA contains the following:
- the LOC117146078 gene encoding uncharacterized protein LOC117146078: MFLRRCTLLLLICLIASDAASAARKTKRPVKPVKQTIPRTNVTPSPPAVASSGSSTPASTSSTTTTEGSGDQEVATVGSAALAGGAELPKPLVTPIEAQPEAKTDKAPAQEEECDPDMIGFEIITGYVLSAPSKMLDTLPGTLMLTDCLEACQNNESCSAVNYETGLCVLFKTTADKLPGSLSRSQFPVFTIYAQKSCLGVRPCSKAWCIDRVQGYRLPEHVKSSQTVLSRRDCLELCLGETEFTCRSANYYRHSGLCELSDMDRITLSAGGSVEPYDGADYLENNCAEEPSKLCEFKRISGKILKTVDSVYQDINTIDECRDLCLNSPYRCHSYDYNDTGDMVCRLSHHSRATLTDVMDPYLDVPEAATYELSACYNVSIECRSGEMITKIRTSKLFDGKVYAKGAPKSCAVNVNHSLEFDFRMGYNDLECNVRQSAYGRYMNDIVIQHHDMIVTSSDLGLAVSCQYDLTNKTVLNDVDLGVTGEIESSLSEEITIDSPNVIMKITSRDGSDMKRIAEVGDPLALRFEIVEPNSPYEIFVRELVAMDGSDSAEITLIDANGCPTDQYIMGTIQKLAQNRKVLLSQFDAFKFPSSEVVQFRALVTPCIPRCEPVICDSEDGASGELKSLVSYGRKKRSVLNGTDGAEFLISTRHRRDVGPVDDNILLMQSIQITDKFGFQPEDGTTTHGNDSGPHEKAYAGVAQDKLTCLNGYGLIMAGALFLLAQLSIFGIWKTVQRRSSKERYLYQHEPTPTITYGAPTMLYGPPPNSSAGSSASGASYGGSAKDTLSKLYDSGINGRYGQQF, from the exons ATGTTTCTACGCCGCTGCACTCTACTGCTGCTGATCTGCCTAATTGCGAGTGACGCCGCCAGCGCCGCACGCAAAACAAAGCGTCCCGTCAAGCCGGTCAAGCAGACCATTCCGCGCACCAATGTAACGCCTTCGCCGCCGGCTGTCGCCTCATCGGGTAGTTCCACACCcgccagcaccagcagcaccaccaccacggaAGGAAGCGGCGACCAGGAGGTGGCCACAGTCGGATCTGCAGCTCTAGCCGGCGGCGCGGAGCTGCCCAAGCCTCTGGTCACGCCCATAGAGGCGCAGCCGGAGGCTAAGACGGACAAGGCACCAGCTCAGGAGGAGGAGTGCGATCCAGATATGATTGGCTTCGAGATTATTACCGG CTACGTGCTTTCGGCTCCCTCGAAAATGCTGGACACTCTGCCCGGCACGCTGATGCTAACCGACTGCTTGGAGGCCTGCCAAAATAACGAGTCCTGCAGCGCTGTCAACTACGAAACCGGATTGTGTGTGCTGTTCAAGACGACCGCCGATAAATTGCCAG GTTCACTTTCGCGCTCGCAGTTTCCGGTTTTCACCATCTACGCACAGAAATCGTGTTTGGGCGTGCGTCCTTGCTCGAAGGCCTGGTGCATCGATCGCGTTCAAGGTTACCGCCTCCCGGAGCACGTCAAATCTAGTCAGACGGTTCTGTCGCGGCGCGACTGCTTGGAACTCTGCTTGGGCGAGACCGAGTTCACATGCCG ATCGGCGAACTATTACCGCCATTCGGGACTTTGTGAACTCTCCGACATGGACCGCATCACCTTGTCTGCTGGAGGAAGCGTGGAGCCCTACGATGGAGCCGACTACCTGGAGAACAACTGCGCAGAGGAGCCCAGCAAACTGTGCGAGTTCAAGCGGATTTCGGGAAAGATCCTGAAGACAGTGGATTCGGTTTACCAGGACATCAACACCATCGACGAGTGCCGTGATCTCTGCCTCAACTCGCCCTACAG ATGCCACTCATACGACTACAATGATACTGGAGACATGGTCTGCCGATTGTCGCATCACAGCCGCGCCACCTTGACCGATGTGATGGATCCCTACTTGGATGTCCCCGAGGCAGCTACCTATGAACTGTCAGCCTGCTACAATGTATCCATTGAGTGCCGCTCCGGTGAGATGATCACCAAGATTAGAACGTCCAAACTTTTCGATGGCAAGGTCTACGCCAAGGGAGCGCCCAAATCCTGCGCTGTGAACGTGAACCACTCGTTGGAGTTTGACTTCCGCATGGGCTACAATGATCTGGAGTGCAATGTGCGCCAGAGCGCTTATGGCAGATATATGAACGACATAGTTATCCAACATCACGACATGATTGTCACCTCCTCCGATCTCGGCCTCGCAGTATCCTGTCAGTATGATTTGACCAACAAAACAGTTCTGAATGATGTAGACCTTGGAGTAACTGGAGAGATTGAGTCCTCCCTGAGCGAAGAGATCACCATTGATTCGCCCAATGTGATCATGAAGATCACCTCTAGGGATGGCAGCGACATGAAGAGAATCGCCGAGGTTGGGGATCCGCTTGCCCTGCGTTTCGAAATCGTGGAGCCCAACAGTCCGTACGAGATCTTCGTGAGAGAACTGGTGGCCATGGATGGCTCGGACAGCGCCGAGATAACGCTGATCGATGCTAATGGCTGCCCCACCGACCAATACATCATGGGCACCATCCAGAAGCTGGCGCAAAATCGCAAGGTGCTGCTCTCCCAGTTCGACGCCTTCAAGTTTCCTTCGAGCGAAGTGGTCCAGTTTCGTGCCTTGGTAACGCCCTGCATTCCGCGCTGCGAACCCGTGATTTGCGACAGCGAGGATGGCGCCAGTGGAGAGCTCAAGTCATTGGTCTCCTATGGGCGCAAGAAGAGGTCGGTGCTGAATGGAACTGATGGGG CCGAGTTCTTGATCAGCACACGCCACCGTCGTGATGTGGGCCCAGTGGATGATAACATACTGCTCATGCAGTCCATACAAATCACAGACAAGTTCGGGTTCCAGCCAGAGGATGGCACTACTACCCACGGAAATGACAGCGGTCCCCACGAGAAGGCCTATGCGGGCGTGGCCCAGGACAAGCTCACTTGCCTTAATGGCTATG GTCTTATCATGGCCGGAGCCCTGTTCCTGTTGGCCCAGTTGAGCATCTTCGGCATCTGGAAGACCGTGCAGCGTCGCTCCAGCAAGGAGCGCTACCTGTACCAGCACGAGCCCACGCCCACCATCACCTACGGAGCGCCCACCATGCTGTACGGACCACCACCCAACTCCTCCGCCGGATCTTCGGCCTCGGGAGCGTCGTACGGGGGCAGTGCCAAGGACACGCTGAGCAAACTCTACGACAGCGGCATCAACGGGCGCTACGGACAGCAGTTCTAG